In a single window of the Agrobacterium fabrum str. C58 genome:
- a CDS encoding outer membrane protein, translating into MSIIKKSLAAVTIAVAIASNAYSADLTNYNTQQSFDYGNQPAFSWSGAYVGAHGGVASPKFSPLASGRGLTGGVQAGYNFQFGSGVVGAEVEGSYLGNDARVPNGRLRERFRGAAKLKAGVALDHTLLYGTAGLTTTKFKDGNGVTGPDGWKQGYLVGAGVEQSFGGGLSAKFEYNYVSTGNVATTTSSGRSKTDVSDHVIKAGLNYRF; encoded by the coding sequence ATGTCGATCATCAAGAAATCGCTTGCCGCCGTGACTATCGCCGTTGCGATTGCGAGCAACGCCTATTCCGCCGATCTCACCAACTACAATACGCAGCAATCTTTCGACTACGGCAATCAGCCGGCTTTCTCATGGAGCGGAGCCTATGTCGGTGCGCATGGTGGCGTCGCCTCTCCGAAATTCAGTCCACTGGCCAGCGGCCGTGGCCTGACGGGTGGCGTTCAGGCGGGCTATAACTTCCAGTTCGGCTCCGGCGTCGTCGGTGCGGAAGTGGAAGGCTCCTATCTCGGAAACGATGCGCGTGTGCCGAACGGCCGGTTGCGTGAGCGTTTCCGGGGTGCGGCCAAGTTAAAGGCCGGCGTGGCGCTTGATCACACGCTTCTTTACGGCACTGCCGGCCTGACCACGACGAAGTTTAAGGATGGCAATGGCGTGACGGGTCCCGACGGCTGGAAACAGGGGTATCTGGTCGGCGCCGGCGTCGAACAGAGCTTTGGCGGCGGCCTGTCGGCTAAGTTTGAATATAACTATGTGAGCACGGGAAATGTGGCCACCACGACATCCAGCGGCCGGTCGAAGACCGATGTCAGCGATCATGTCATCAAGGCCGGTCTGAACTATCGCTTCTGA
- the graA gene encoding FADH(2)-dependent resorcinol hydroxylase oxygenase component — MNDMSHAPLPVQTNPHVRLASRVAGIADLFRSSARQTEEARRVPASHIEALRGIGYFDIVKPRAFNGKGGDFAELVEANIELSAACASTGWVAGLLSAHQWLLAMFPEEAQADVWGENPDALLCGSYAPVKMAEAADGGYRLSGKWAFASGCENAQWSLCAAILPPKGEGKPVPAFLLVPASQYVVEDTWHVVGLAGTGSKTLVLDDVFVPEHRVLTFPDATSGCTPGGRYYAEESLFNMPLLTGIPSCLAAAGVGAAKGALAAYVDHVGGRVTRGAVAGGNNRMAEFPTIQLRVAEAAASVDAACEILLRDVSRAQALAQARIEGRAEFTVDDRLLSRRGQSFAVSLSLRAVQALNDSTGGVGLDLANPVQRAWRDANAVGRHISMNWDAVGTMIGQSMLGLEPKGQY, encoded by the coding sequence ATGAACGACATGAGCCATGCGCCGCTGCCGGTGCAAACGAACCCGCATGTCCGCCTCGCCAGCCGCGTTGCCGGCATAGCCGATCTCTTCCGCTCCAGCGCCAGGCAGACGGAGGAGGCGCGGCGCGTACCTGCCAGCCATATAGAGGCGCTGCGTGGCATCGGTTATTTCGACATCGTCAAGCCCCGCGCCTTCAACGGCAAGGGTGGCGATTTTGCCGAGCTGGTGGAAGCCAATATCGAGCTTTCGGCGGCCTGTGCGTCGACGGGCTGGGTCGCCGGCCTGCTCTCTGCCCATCAATGGCTGCTGGCGATGTTTCCAGAAGAGGCGCAGGCCGATGTCTGGGGTGAAAATCCCGATGCGCTGCTGTGCGGTTCCTATGCGCCGGTGAAGATGGCGGAGGCTGCCGATGGCGGTTATCGCCTCAGCGGCAAATGGGCCTTTGCTTCTGGCTGCGAGAACGCACAATGGTCTCTCTGCGCCGCCATTCTGCCGCCGAAGGGTGAAGGGAAGCCGGTTCCCGCCTTTCTGCTCGTTCCCGCCAGCCAATATGTCGTTGAAGACACCTGGCATGTTGTGGGGCTGGCCGGCACGGGATCGAAGACGCTGGTTCTCGATGACGTCTTCGTTCCCGAACACCGGGTCTTGACCTTTCCGGACGCCACCAGCGGCTGCACGCCCGGTGGACGATATTATGCGGAAGAGAGCCTGTTCAACATGCCGCTTCTGACCGGCATTCCCTCCTGTCTTGCGGCGGCCGGTGTCGGCGCGGCCAAGGGGGCGCTTGCCGCCTATGTCGATCATGTCGGCGGTCGGGTCACGCGCGGCGCGGTGGCGGGTGGCAATAACCGCATGGCGGAATTCCCGACCATCCAGCTGCGCGTCGCGGAAGCGGCGGCAAGTGTCGATGCGGCCTGCGAAATCCTGCTGCGCGACGTCTCGCGCGCTCAGGCGCTGGCACAGGCCCGGATCGAAGGCCGCGCGGAATTTACCGTGGATGATCGCCTTCTGAGCCGTCGCGGCCAGTCCTTTGCCGTGTCCCTCTCATTGCGTGCCGTGCAGGCGCTGAATGATTCCACCGGTGGCGTCGGGCTCGATCTGGCGAACCCCGTGCAGCGCGCCTGGCGGGATGCCAATGCGGTCGGCCGTCACATCAGCATGAACTGGGATGCCGTCGGCACCATGATTGGCCAGAGCATGCTCGGCCTCGAACCCAAGGGCCAATACTGA
- the graD gene encoding FADH(2)-dependent resorcinol hydroxylase reductase component, with amino-acid sequence MTSALFGLSGLAPEGVGQNFRSTMRRFPATVTVITACAAGDQRDHGMTVTAVTSVSMEPPSLLVCLNNRTLLHELLLCRPDFIVNVLTQDQIALSDGFSGKLPPEERFRDGSWQRHDNGVLYLPTAHAAIACRRVAAMPYGTHTVFIGQVVSADVSETTRPLLYENAQYCAASPAHEPV; translated from the coding sequence ATGACATCAGCATTGTTTGGCCTGAGCGGCCTAGCGCCTGAAGGCGTCGGCCAGAATTTCCGTTCGACGATGCGCCGTTTTCCGGCAACCGTGACGGTCATTACCGCCTGCGCCGCCGGTGATCAGCGCGACCATGGCATGACGGTGACAGCCGTCACCTCGGTTTCGATGGAGCCGCCGTCTCTGCTGGTCTGCCTGAATAATCGTACCCTGCTGCATGAATTGCTGCTGTGCCGGCCCGATTTCATCGTCAACGTGCTGACGCAGGATCAGATCGCGCTTTCGGATGGCTTCAGCGGCAAGCTGCCGCCGGAGGAGCGTTTCCGTGACGGCAGTTGGCAACGCCACGATAATGGCGTTCTTTACCTGCCGACGGCCCATGCCGCCATCGCCTGCCGCCGGGTTGCGGCCATGCCCTATGGAACCCATACCGTCTTCATCGGACAGGTGGTTTCGGCCGATGTCAGCGAGACCACACGGCCGCTGCTTTACGAAAATGCCCAATATTGCGCCGCAAGCCCCGCGCACGAACCCGTCTGA
- a CDS encoding MarR family winged helix-turn-helix transcriptional regulator, which yields MSYQFTDSVPYLLNWVGVRLGERFSVRLTSYDITLPMYRVLATLRQQESKTLTELSDMVSVEISTLSRLVGLMVRRNLVSRERPADNARIVCISLTTKGEELADELMPIAAMFEKTAIEGLDPGEVKLFKSILRHIGLNIAGL from the coding sequence GTGTCTTATCAGTTCACCGACTCGGTACCCTACCTGCTCAACTGGGTGGGCGTTCGGCTGGGCGAGCGTTTTTCCGTGAGGCTGACCTCCTATGACATCACGCTGCCCATGTACCGCGTGCTGGCGACGCTCAGGCAACAGGAAAGCAAGACGCTGACCGAGCTATCGGACATGGTGTCGGTGGAAATCTCCACCCTTTCGCGACTGGTGGGGCTGATGGTGCGGCGCAATCTCGTCAGCCGCGAGCGGCCGGCCGACAATGCCCGCATTGTGTGCATCAGCCTGACGACAAAGGGCGAGGAACTTGCCGACGAGCTCATGCCCATCGCGGCCATGTTCGAAAAAACCGCGATCGAAGGCCTCGACCCGGGCGAGGTGAAGCTTTTCAAAAGCATCCTGCGCCATATCGGCCTCAATATCGCCGGTCTCTGA
- the tsdA gene encoding gamma-resorcylate decarboxylase has protein sequence MQGKVALEEHFAIPETLQDSAGFVPGDCWTELQHRLLDIQDTRLKLMDAHGIETMILSLNAPAVQAIPDKTKAIEIARRANDALAEECAKRPDRFLAFAALPLQDPDAATQELRRCVNDLGFVGALVNGFSQEGDGQTPLYYDLPQYRPFWGEVEKLDVPFYLHPRNPLPQDSRIYDGHPWLLGPTWAFAQETAVHALRLMASGLFDEHPRLDIILGHMGEGLPYMMWRIDHRNAWVKLPPRYPAKRRFVDYFNENFHITTSGNFRTQTLIDAILEIGADRILFSTDWPFENIDHASDWFHATSIAEADRVKIGRTNARRLFKLDGR, from the coding sequence ATGCAAGGCAAGGTCGCTCTCGAGGAGCATTTCGCAATCCCGGAAACACTTCAAGATTCGGCCGGTTTCGTGCCCGGCGATTGCTGGACGGAACTGCAGCACCGCCTGCTCGACATTCAGGATACGCGCCTGAAGCTGATGGATGCGCATGGCATCGAGACCATGATCCTGTCGCTGAATGCCCCGGCGGTGCAGGCCATTCCCGACAAGACCAAGGCAATCGAGATCGCGCGGCGCGCCAATGACGCGCTGGCCGAAGAATGCGCCAAGCGGCCGGATCGGTTTCTCGCCTTCGCCGCGCTGCCTTTGCAGGACCCGGATGCGGCGACGCAGGAATTGCGGCGCTGCGTCAACGATCTCGGTTTCGTCGGCGCGCTCGTCAACGGTTTCAGCCAGGAGGGCGACGGCCAGACCCCGCTTTATTACGACCTGCCGCAATATCGCCCCTTCTGGGGTGAGGTCGAAAAGCTCGACGTGCCGTTTTACCTGCATCCGCGCAATCCGCTGCCGCAGGATTCGCGCATCTATGACGGCCATCCCTGGCTGCTCGGCCCCACCTGGGCCTTTGCGCAGGAAACGGCTGTCCATGCTCTGCGCCTCATGGCATCGGGCCTGTTCGATGAGCATCCGCGCCTCGACATCATTCTCGGCCATATGGGCGAGGGGCTGCCCTACATGATGTGGCGTATCGACCATCGCAATGCCTGGGTGAAGCTGCCGCCGCGTTATCCGGCCAAGCGCCGTTTCGTGGATTATTTCAACGAAAACTTCCACATCACCACCTCGGGCAATTTCCGCACCCAGACGTTGATCGATGCCATTCTGGAAATCGGTGCGGATCGCATCCTGTTCTCCACCGACTGGCCCTTCGAAAATATCGATCATGCCTCCGACTGGTTCCATGCGACGAGCATTGCCGAGGCCGACCGGGTGAAGATCGGCCGCACCAATGCGCGCCGCCTGTTCAAGCTTGACGGGCGCTGA